One part of the Streptomyces sp. AM 2-1-1 genome encodes these proteins:
- a CDS encoding MFS transporter produces MSTAERGPGEEDVHRSGRWIALAVLVLAVLLVAVDATVLGLATPFLTEDLEPTGTQLLWIGDIYSFVIAGLLVSMGSLGDRVGRKKLLLTGASAFGAVSVLNAYAGSAETMIAARALLGVAGATLMPSTLALIRNIFHDPRERSLAIGIWGAAASAGAAVGPVVGGFLLEHFWWGSVFLINLPVMAVLVVVGARLIPESKDPAPGPWDLLGVALSLVGIIGVVYAVKEAAAHGFGGGVVLAAVTGAAALVWFVRRQLRLPSPLIDVRLFHHRGFSGAVLADLLTILGLSGLVFFLSQFLQLVQGRGPLEAGLAELPAAVGSVVAGLLAGRAARRFSVRSVVSGGLAAVGVALAAVTLIGQDTAYPPIGAVLLVLGVGAGFAFTVTADVILSTVPKEQAGAASGVSETAYELGAALGIALLGSIVTGLYRGFPTPAGVPPETTAAAHESLGGAVDAAGTLPAAQADPLLAAARDAFTDGLRAAAGVGAAVLLATAVAAWYLLRGQRLEEGVEHP; encoded by the coding sequence ATGAGCACAGCGGAGCGCGGGCCCGGCGAAGAGGACGTCCACCGTTCGGGCCGCTGGATCGCGCTGGCGGTCCTCGTGCTCGCCGTCCTGCTGGTGGCGGTGGACGCGACCGTCCTCGGTCTCGCCACCCCCTTCCTCACCGAGGACCTGGAACCGACCGGCACCCAGCTGCTCTGGATCGGTGACATCTACTCCTTCGTGATCGCCGGACTCCTCGTCTCCATGGGCAGCCTCGGTGACCGCGTCGGACGCAAGAAGCTCCTGCTCACCGGTGCCTCCGCGTTCGGGGCCGTCTCCGTCCTCAATGCGTACGCCGGCAGTGCCGAGACGATGATCGCGGCCCGCGCACTGCTCGGCGTCGCGGGCGCCACCCTGATGCCGTCCACCCTGGCCCTCATCCGCAACATCTTCCACGACCCGCGCGAGCGGAGTCTCGCCATCGGCATCTGGGGCGCGGCGGCGTCGGCGGGCGCGGCGGTGGGGCCCGTGGTCGGCGGATTCCTGCTCGAACACTTCTGGTGGGGCTCGGTCTTCCTCATCAACCTGCCGGTGATGGCGGTGCTGGTCGTCGTGGGCGCCCGGCTGATCCCCGAATCCAAGGACCCGGCCCCCGGACCCTGGGACCTGCTCGGGGTCGCCCTCTCGCTCGTCGGCATCATCGGGGTGGTCTACGCCGTCAAGGAGGCGGCCGCACACGGATTCGGTGGGGGTGTCGTGCTCGCCGCCGTGACCGGCGCCGCCGCCCTGGTGTGGTTCGTCCGCCGGCAACTGCGCCTGCCCTCGCCCCTGATCGACGTGCGCCTCTTCCACCACCGGGGCTTCTCGGGGGCCGTCCTCGCCGATCTGCTCACCATCCTCGGCCTGTCCGGACTGGTCTTCTTCCTCTCCCAGTTCCTGCAACTGGTCCAGGGACGGGGTCCGCTGGAGGCCGGGCTCGCGGAGCTGCCCGCAGCCGTCGGCTCGGTGGTGGCGGGGCTGCTGGCGGGCCGGGCCGCCCGCCGCTTCTCGGTGCGGTCCGTCGTCTCCGGAGGGCTCGCCGCCGTCGGTGTCGCCCTGGCCGCGGTGACGCTGATCGGCCAGGACACCGCCTACCCGCCGATCGGAGCCGTGCTGCTGGTCCTCGGCGTCGGCGCGGGCTTCGCCTTCACGGTGACCGCCGACGTCATCCTCTCCACCGTCCCCAAGGAGCAGGCGGGGGCCGCCTCCGGGGTGTCCGAGACGGCGTACGAACTCGGCGCCGCCCTCGGCATCGCCCTGCTCGGCTCCATCGTGACGGGCCTCTACCGGGGCTTCCCCACCCCGGCCGGAGTGCCGCCGGAGACCACGGCCGCCGCCCACGAGTCGCTCGGCGGCGCCGTCGACGCCGCCGGTACGCTGCCCGCCGCCCAGGCCGATCCGCTGCTCGCCGCCGCGCGGGACGCGTTCACCGACGGCCTGCGGGCCGCTGCCGGGGTCGGCGCCGCCGTCCTGCTGGCGACGGCGGTCGCCGCCTGGTACCTGCTGCGGGGCCAGCGCCTGGAGGAGGGCGTCGAGCACCCGTGA
- a CDS encoding class I SAM-dependent methyltransferase, with protein MSDKEDFFGERIAATYDDPSDSMFAPDLVDTTADFLAALASGGRALELGIGTGRIALPLARRGVPVHGIDLSRAMVARLRAKPGGDAIGVTIGDFTGTRVSGSFTLAYLVFNTIMNLTTQAEQVACFRNVADHLAPGGTFVVEVMVPELRKLPAGQRIVPFHTSATRWAYDAYDVATQSVSSNYVDVVEGRGTYRSIPFRYVWPAELDLMAQLAGMRLRERFEDWDRSPFGNESGRHVSVWEKPAGRP; from the coding sequence GTGAGTGACAAGGAAGACTTCTTCGGAGAGCGGATCGCGGCAACCTACGACGATCCTTCGGACAGCATGTTCGCGCCGGACCTCGTGGACACCACGGCGGACTTCCTGGCGGCGCTCGCGAGCGGCGGCCGGGCGCTCGAACTCGGGATCGGCACCGGCCGGATCGCGCTGCCCCTGGCGCGGCGCGGGGTGCCCGTGCACGGCATCGACCTGTCCCGCGCGATGGTGGCGCGGCTGCGTGCCAAACCGGGCGGCGACGCGATCGGGGTGACCATCGGGGACTTCACCGGCACGAGGGTGTCCGGGTCCTTCACCCTCGCGTACCTGGTCTTCAACACGATCATGAACCTGACGACCCAGGCGGAGCAGGTGGCCTGTTTCCGCAACGTCGCGGACCACCTCGCGCCGGGCGGCACCTTCGTGGTCGAGGTGATGGTCCCCGAACTGCGGAAGCTCCCGGCCGGGCAGCGGATCGTGCCGTTCCACACGAGTGCGACGCGGTGGGCGTACGACGCGTACGACGTGGCCACCCAGTCGGTGAGCTCGAACTACGTGGATGTCGTGGAGGGGCGGGGTACGTACCGCTCGATCCCGTTCCGCTACGTGTGGCCCGCCGAACTCGACCTGATGGCGCAGCTCGCGGGGATGCGGCTGCGGGAGCGGTTCGAGGACTGGGACCGGAGCCCGTTCGGCAACGAGAGCGGGCGGCACGTGTCGGTCTGGGAGAAGCCCGCCGGCCGGCCGTGA
- a CDS encoding lysophospholipid acyltransferase family protein, producing the protein MSRLTVIKAVLGPILRLMFRPQIEGAENIPGTGPVILAGNHLTFIDSMIIPICCDRPVYYIGKDEYVTGKGIKGRMMAWFFTGSGMIPVDRDGGRGGVAALMTGRRVLDEGGAFAIYPEGTRSPDGRLYRGRTGIARLTLMTGAPVIPFAVIGTDKLQPGGAGIPRPGKVTVRFGEPMEFSRYEGMDRDRYVLRAVTDSVMSEVMRLSGQEYVDMYATKAKAA; encoded by the coding sequence TTGTCCCGACTCACGGTCATCAAGGCAGTGCTCGGTCCGATCCTGCGCCTGATGTTCCGCCCCCAGATCGAGGGTGCCGAGAACATCCCTGGAACCGGTCCGGTGATCCTCGCGGGCAACCACCTCACCTTCATCGACTCGATGATCATCCCGATCTGCTGCGACCGGCCGGTGTACTACATCGGCAAGGACGAGTACGTCACCGGGAAGGGGATCAAGGGCCGCATGATGGCCTGGTTCTTCACCGGCAGCGGCATGATCCCGGTGGACCGGGACGGCGGGCGGGGCGGGGTCGCCGCGCTGATGACGGGCCGGCGGGTGCTGGATGAGGGGGGCGCCTTCGCCATCTACCCCGAGGGCACCCGCTCCCCCGACGGCCGGCTCTACCGGGGGCGTACGGGCATCGCTCGCCTCACCCTGATGACGGGCGCCCCGGTGATCCCGTTCGCGGTGATCGGCACGGACAAGCTGCAGCCGGGCGGCGCGGGCATCCCGCGGCCGGGCAAGGTCACGGTCCGGTTCGGCGAGCCGATGGAGTTCTCCCGCTACGAGGGCATGGACCGCGACCGTTATGTCCTGCGCGCCGTCACCGACTCGGTGATGTCCGAGGTCATGCGCCTCTCCGGCCAGGAGTACGTGGACATGTACGCCACGAAGGCGAAGGCCGCGTAA
- a CDS encoding glycerophosphodiester phosphodiesterase, with protein MTERTRTSPGRRALLGAAVLGTTTLGLPAAGGATAAAADRGHGEDGRRAGRSLRDLPVPTVVGHRGASGYRPEHTLGSYQLALDLGADIIEQDLVPTKDGHLVCRHENDITGTTDVAAHPEFAGRRTTKTVDGARLTGWFTEDFTLAELKTLRATERIPANRQENTLYDGRWEIPTFEEVLRWAETEGRKRGKPVWLYTETKHPSYFRGIGLALEEPLAKLLRRYGRDRADAALILQSFEPDSVRRLSRLVDTPRIVLLGGAASRPWDFVEAGDPRTVADLVTPAGLKWLASFSQGIGPTLDLVIPKDAAGRLTAPTTLVRDAHAQGLVLHPYTMRNENVFLPAEFRRGTDPNAYGDAFGAFRAYFATGIDGIFSDNADTAVLAAADARRG; from the coding sequence ATGACAGAGCGTACGCGTACGAGCCCCGGCCGCCGGGCCCTGCTGGGAGCGGCGGTGCTCGGAACGACCACGCTCGGCCTGCCAGCCGCCGGCGGCGCCACCGCCGCGGCCGCCGACCGCGGTCACGGGGAGGACGGCCGCCGCGCCGGGCGCTCCCTGCGCGACCTGCCCGTTCCCACCGTCGTCGGCCACCGGGGCGCCAGCGGCTACCGTCCCGAGCACACCCTCGGCTCGTACCAGCTCGCCCTGGACCTCGGCGCGGACATCATCGAGCAGGACCTCGTCCCGACGAAGGACGGCCACCTCGTCTGCCGTCACGAGAACGACATCACCGGCACCACCGACGTCGCCGCCCACCCGGAGTTCGCAGGCCGCAGGACCACCAAGACCGTCGACGGCGCCCGGTTGACCGGCTGGTTCACCGAGGACTTCACCCTCGCCGAGCTGAAGACCCTGCGAGCCACCGAGCGCATCCCCGCCAACCGCCAGGAGAACACCCTCTACGACGGCCGCTGGGAGATCCCCACCTTCGAGGAGGTCCTGCGCTGGGCCGAGACCGAGGGCCGCAAGCGCGGCAAGCCGGTCTGGCTCTACACCGAGACCAAGCACCCCTCGTACTTCCGGGGGATCGGCCTCGCCCTGGAGGAACCGCTCGCCAAGCTGCTGCGCCGCTACGGGCGCGACCGCGCCGACGCCGCCCTCATCCTCCAGTCCTTCGAGCCCGACTCCGTGCGACGCCTCTCCCGGCTGGTCGACACCCCGCGCATCGTGCTGCTGGGCGGCGCGGCCTCCCGCCCCTGGGACTTCGTCGAGGCGGGCGACCCGCGCACCGTCGCCGACCTCGTCACCCCGGCCGGCCTGAAGTGGCTCGCGTCGTTCTCCCAGGGCATCGGGCCCACCCTCGACCTGGTGATCCCGAAGGACGCCGCCGGCCGCCTCACCGCGCCGACCACCCTGGTCCGGGACGCGCACGCGCAGGGCCTGGTCCTGCACCCGTACACGATGCGCAACGAGAACGTCTTCCTGCCCGCCGAGTTCCGCCGGGGCACCGACCCCAACGCGTACGGGGACGCCTTCGGCGCCTTCCGCGCGTACTTCGCGACTGGCATCGACGGCATCTTCTCGGACAACGCCGACACCGCGGTGCTCGCCGCCGCCGACGCCCGCCGGGGCTGA
- a CDS encoding sigma-70 family RNA polymerase sigma factor produces MILTALHPLVRAEATAEAVASATDPADLEQTVWLRLLERLTTGAPVPDPARWVRGTVRAEVRRARRAVLREHPHTDGGPVAGPGGCPERATLGAEERRVLRAAVARLPGRCAVLMQALLDPGDPTYREIAGELGMSQGSLGPVRSRCLGCLRRMLAAKVAASGTRGDGA; encoded by the coding sequence GTGATCCTGACGGCGCTCCATCCGCTGGTCCGCGCCGAGGCCACGGCCGAGGCGGTGGCCTCCGCCACCGACCCGGCCGACCTCGAACAGACCGTCTGGCTGCGCCTGCTGGAGCGCCTCACCACCGGCGCCCCCGTCCCCGACCCGGCCCGCTGGGTGCGCGGCACCGTGCGCGCCGAAGTCCGCCGTGCCCGCCGCGCCGTCCTGCGCGAACACCCGCACACGGACGGGGGACCCGTCGCCGGACCGGGCGGATGCCCCGAGCGCGCGACCCTCGGCGCCGAAGAGCGCCGGGTGTTGCGCGCCGCCGTCGCCCGGCTTCCCGGCCGCTGCGCCGTGCTGATGCAGGCGTTGCTCGACCCCGGCGACCCCACCTACCGGGAGATCGCCGGTGAGTTGGGTATGTCACAGGGCAGTTTGGGGCCGGTTCGTTCCCGATGTCTCGGATGTCTCCGCAGAATGCTGGCGGCGAAGGTTGCGGCTTCCGGCACACGGGGAGATGGTGCGTGA
- a CDS encoding GNAT family N-acetyltransferase, with translation MGMSVIISAATPEDAEQLFRLQYLCFQSEAELYGNYRIDPLVQTLESVQSELATDLVFVARLGDEVVGAVRGSTAQDGTGRIGKLCVHPRLQGHGLGARLLRAAETGLAAERSATRFRLHTGHRSEGNLRLYRRAGYAQVGAETGEDGVRLILLEKEAPAATEYLASA, from the coding sequence ATGGGCATGAGCGTGATCATCTCGGCGGCGACCCCGGAGGACGCCGAGCAGCTCTTCAGGCTCCAGTACCTCTGCTTCCAGAGCGAGGCGGAGCTCTACGGGAACTACCGCATCGACCCGCTCGTGCAGACCCTGGAGTCCGTCCAGAGCGAACTCGCCACGGACCTGGTCTTCGTGGCCCGGCTCGGCGACGAGGTCGTCGGCGCGGTCCGGGGATCCACGGCCCAGGACGGCACCGGCCGGATCGGCAAACTCTGCGTCCACCCCCGTCTCCAGGGCCACGGCCTCGGCGCCCGGCTGCTGCGCGCGGCCGAGACCGGCCTCGCCGCCGAGCGCTCCGCCACCCGTTTCCGCCTGCACACCGGGCACCGCAGCGAGGGCAATCTGCGCCTCTACCGCCGCGCCGGATACGCGCAGGTGGGAGCCGAGACGGGCGAGGACGGGGTGCGGCTGATCCTGCTGGAGAAGGAGGCCCCGGCGGCGACCGAGTACCTCGCGAGCGCCTGA
- a CDS encoding ATP-binding cassette domain-containing protein, producing the protein MITTSGLTKVYQSRDREVTALDGVDLHVGTGEVFGVIGQSGAGKSSLIRCVNLLERPTSGTVTVAGQDLTALAGRGPRAGKELRAARSRIGMVFQHFNLLASRTVQGNVELPLEILGVPGRDRSRKALELLDLVGLADKAKAYPGQLSGGQKQRVGIARALAGDPKVLLSDEATSALDPETTRSILQLLRDLNQQLGLTILLITHEMDVVKAICDSAALMRRGRIVESGTVGELLATPGSELAHELFPVGGTASAPGRTVVDVTFHGDSTGRPVISQLSRTYDIDISILGAAMDTVGGKQIGRMRIELPGPFEDNVVPIGFLREQGLRAEVVEPASDTAAIPVRTPAETPVRTAVAKTPAPLTEEAAK; encoded by the coding sequence GTGATCACCACCTCGGGCCTCACGAAGGTCTACCAGTCGCGCGACCGCGAGGTCACCGCACTCGACGGAGTCGATCTGCACGTCGGGACGGGCGAGGTCTTCGGCGTCATCGGCCAGAGCGGCGCCGGCAAGTCCTCCCTCATCCGCTGCGTCAACCTGCTGGAGCGCCCCACCTCGGGCACCGTGACCGTGGCCGGCCAGGACCTCACCGCCCTCGCCGGCCGGGGCCCTCGCGCGGGCAAGGAGCTGCGCGCGGCGCGCAGCCGCATCGGGATGGTCTTCCAGCACTTCAACCTGCTCGCCTCGCGCACCGTCCAGGGCAATGTGGAACTCCCCCTGGAGATCCTCGGCGTGCCCGGCCGCGACCGCTCGCGCAAGGCCCTCGAACTGCTCGACCTGGTCGGCCTCGCCGACAAGGCGAAGGCGTACCCCGGCCAGCTCTCCGGCGGCCAGAAGCAGCGCGTCGGCATCGCCCGCGCCCTGGCCGGCGACCCCAAGGTGCTCCTCTCGGACGAGGCGACCTCCGCGCTCGACCCCGAGACCACCCGCTCCATCCTCCAATTGCTGCGCGACCTCAACCAGCAGCTCGGCCTGACCATCCTGCTCATCACCCACGAGATGGACGTCGTCAAGGCGATCTGCGACTCGGCCGCGCTGATGCGCCGGGGCCGGATCGTCGAGTCCGGCACCGTCGGCGAACTCCTCGCCACCCCCGGCTCCGAACTGGCCCACGAACTCTTCCCGGTCGGCGGCACCGCCTCGGCGCCCGGCCGCACGGTGGTGGACGTCACCTTCCACGGCGACTCCACCGGCAGGCCGGTGATCTCCCAGCTGTCCCGTACGTACGACATCGACATATCGATCCTCGGCGCGGCGATGGACACCGTGGGGGGCAAGCAGATCGGCCGGATGCGCATCGAGCTGCCCGGTCCCTTCGAGGACAACGTCGTGCCCATCGGCTTCCTGCGCGAACAGGGACTGCGGGCCGAGGTGGTGGAGCCCGCCTCGGACACCGCCGCGATCCCCGTTCGGACCCCCGCCGAGACGCCCGTACGGACCGCCGTGGCGAAGACCCCCGCCCCGCTCACCGAAGAGGCCGCGAAGTGA
- a CDS encoding methionine ABC transporter permease gives MTWSEMQPLLTQGTVDTLYMVLWSAVVTVVVGLPLGVLLVLTDRDGLLRNTVVNKIVGVVVNIGRSLPFIILLIALIPFTTWVVGTFIGPTAMIVPLAVGAIPFFARLVETAVREVDHGLVEAVQSMGGSVPTIVRKVLLPQALPSLISGTTTTVIVLIGYSAMAGAVGGEGLGSKAVTYGFQRFDNQFMIVTVVLLIVIVTAVQLLGDLAGRLLARRSRTS, from the coding sequence GTGACCTGGTCCGAAATGCAGCCCCTGCTGACCCAGGGCACCGTCGACACCCTCTACATGGTGCTGTGGTCCGCGGTCGTCACCGTCGTGGTCGGTCTGCCGCTCGGCGTCCTGCTGGTCCTCACCGACAGAGACGGTCTGCTGCGGAACACCGTGGTCAACAAGATCGTCGGAGTGGTCGTCAACATCGGCCGCTCGCTGCCGTTCATCATCCTGCTGATCGCGCTGATCCCTTTCACGACCTGGGTCGTCGGCACCTTCATCGGCCCGACCGCGATGATCGTCCCGCTCGCCGTCGGCGCGATCCCGTTCTTCGCGCGCCTCGTCGAGACCGCCGTCCGCGAGGTCGACCACGGACTCGTCGAGGCGGTCCAGTCGATGGGCGGCTCCGTCCCCACCATCGTCCGCAAGGTCCTGCTGCCGCAGGCGCTGCCCTCGTTGATCTCCGGGACCACCACCACCGTGATCGTGCTCATCGGGTACTCCGCGATGGCCGGCGCGGTGGGCGGCGAAGGGCTCGGCTCCAAGGCCGTCACCTACGGATTCCAGCGCTTCGACAACCAGTTCATGATCGTCACCGTCGTGCTGCTGATCGTCATCGTCACCGCCGTCCAGCTCCTCGGCGACCTCGCCGGACGTCTGCTCGCCCGCAGGAGCCGCACCTCCTGA
- a CDS encoding MetQ/NlpA family ABC transporter substrate-binding protein, which produces MRKTIKLSAAAAATAALALGLSACGTDSDPSAGGTGADADTSKALVVGASPTPHADILGFVKKNLAAKAGLKLEIKEFTDYVLPNTATENGQIDANFFQHKPYLDDFNKKNGTHLVPVVDVHLEPLGLYSKKAGSISDIKAGQTIAVPNDTTNEGRSLLLLADQGLITLKAGVGTDAALSDITDAKGLKFKELEAATVPRALDDVDAAVINGNYAIEAKLKPAEDALALEKADGNPYANILVVKEGGEKDPRVEKLAKLLHSDEVKKYIEDTYDGAVIPAFGTPAAS; this is translated from the coding sequence GTGCGCAAGACCATCAAGCTCTCCGCGGCAGCCGCCGCCACCGCCGCGCTCGCCCTGGGCCTCAGCGCCTGCGGCACGGACTCCGACCCGTCCGCCGGCGGCACCGGCGCGGACGCCGACACCTCCAAGGCCCTCGTCGTCGGCGCGTCCCCCACGCCGCACGCGGACATCCTCGGCTTCGTGAAGAAGAACCTCGCGGCCAAGGCGGGCCTCAAGCTGGAGATCAAGGAGTTCACGGACTACGTCCTGCCGAACACCGCCACGGAGAACGGCCAGATAGACGCCAACTTCTTCCAGCACAAGCCCTACCTGGACGACTTCAACAAGAAGAACGGCACCCACCTCGTGCCGGTCGTCGACGTCCACCTCGAACCGCTCGGCCTCTACTCCAAGAAGGCCGGGTCGATCAGCGACATCAAGGCCGGCCAGACGATCGCGGTGCCCAACGACACGACCAACGAGGGCCGCTCCCTCCTCCTCCTCGCCGACCAGGGCCTGATCACGCTGAAGGCGGGAGTCGGCACCGACGCCGCGCTGAGCGACATCACCGACGCGAAGGGCCTGAAGTTCAAGGAGCTGGAGGCCGCCACCGTGCCCCGCGCCCTGGACGACGTCGACGCCGCCGTCATCAACGGGAACTACGCGATCGAGGCGAAGCTCAAGCCGGCCGAGGACGCCCTCGCCCTGGAGAAGGCGGACGGCAACCCGTACGCCAACATCCTGGTCGTCAAGGAGGGCGGCGAGAAGGACCCGCGCGTCGAGAAGCTCGCGAAGCTCCTCCACTCCGACGAGGTCAAGAAGTACATCGAGGACACCTACGACGGCGCGGTCATCCCCGCCTTCGGGACCCCCGCGGCCTCCTGA
- a CDS encoding GNAT family N-acetyltransferase yields the protein MTTTFPSISISTDRLVLRPFDMSDLPALTDMMNDEAVTAWTDAPHPYTALDGERWIRRIAPGERTQGRGIVFAVHEFLTQRLVGSVRLLHTDWRTRSAEVVHITAPWARGEGYATESVLALAEWLFRDQAFERIELRTQADNTASQQVAQKLGCISEGVLRNARIARMQTEDGGWADFRTDLIVWGLLPEDIEGVAEQLADAGGYGSYDDWN from the coding sequence ATGACTACCACCTTTCCGTCGATCTCGATCAGCACGGACCGACTGGTGCTGCGCCCCTTCGACATGTCCGACCTCCCGGCGCTGACCGACATGATGAACGACGAGGCCGTCACCGCCTGGACGGACGCCCCGCACCCGTACACCGCGCTCGACGGCGAGCGCTGGATCCGGCGGATCGCCCCGGGGGAGCGCACCCAGGGACGCGGCATCGTCTTCGCCGTCCACGAGTTCCTCACCCAGCGGCTCGTGGGCTCCGTGCGGCTGCTCCACACCGACTGGCGCACGCGCTCCGCCGAGGTCGTCCACATCACCGCTCCCTGGGCGCGCGGCGAGGGGTACGCCACCGAGTCCGTGCTGGCCCTCGCCGAGTGGCTCTTCCGCGACCAGGCCTTCGAGCGCATCGAGTTGCGCACCCAGGCCGACAACACCGCCTCCCAGCAGGTGGCCCAGAAGCTCGGCTGCATCAGCGAGGGCGTCCTGCGCAACGCCCGGATAGCGCGGATGCAGACGGAGGACGGCGGCTGGGCCGACTTCCGCACCGACCTGATCGTCTGGGGCCTCCTGCCGGAAGACATCGAGGGGGTCGCCGAGCAACTCGCGGACGCGGGCGGCTACGGCTCCTACGACGACTGGAACTGA
- the cbiE gene encoding precorrin-6y C5,15-methyltransferase (decarboxylating) subunit CbiE, with translation MADRVTVIGWDGSPLTRAATAALSAATLVAGAPHHLALADVPRDAERIRLGSVDLAARRIAGHRGSAVVIADGDPGFFGVVRTLRAPEHGLEVEVVPAVSSVAAAFARAGMPWDDAQVVVAHPRTLRRAVNVCRAHHKVAVLTSPGAGPAELALLLDQIHRTFVICEELGTDRERVTVLTSDKAADHAWRDPNVVIVVGSGPTTGSTGWIGGRDPARPDGVRGWALPADAYARSADTPAGPDRPRGAEIAEGESAGMRAAQLARLGPRTGDLVWDIGSGAGALAVEAARFGAAVIAVDRDPAACARVTAAARSFGVAVQVVQGLAPHVLERLPEPDVVRIGGGGVPVALAVADRRPERIVTHASTRDQAEALVTALRGGGYTVECVLLQSVDMDTSVWEERERSVAFLLCAVRSDLAP, from the coding sequence ATGGCCGACCGGGTCACGGTGATCGGCTGGGACGGCTCACCGCTGACCAGAGCGGCCACGGCAGCGCTCTCCGCGGCCACGCTCGTCGCGGGCGCCCCGCACCACCTCGCACTCGCGGACGTCCCCCGGGACGCCGAACGCATCCGCCTCGGCAGCGTCGACCTCGCCGCCCGTCGCATCGCCGGACACCGGGGGAGCGCGGTCGTCATCGCCGACGGCGACCCCGGCTTCTTCGGCGTCGTACGCACCCTGCGCGCGCCCGAGCACGGCCTGGAGGTCGAGGTCGTTCCGGCCGTCTCCTCCGTCGCCGCCGCCTTCGCCCGTGCCGGGATGCCCTGGGACGACGCCCAGGTCGTCGTCGCCCACCCCAGGACCCTGCGACGGGCCGTCAACGTGTGCCGGGCCCACCACAAGGTCGCCGTCCTCACCTCGCCCGGAGCCGGCCCCGCCGAGCTCGCCCTGCTGCTCGACCAGATCCACCGCACGTTCGTCATCTGCGAGGAACTCGGCACCGACCGCGAACGCGTCACCGTCCTCACCTCCGACAAGGCCGCCGACCACGCCTGGCGCGACCCGAACGTCGTCATCGTCGTCGGCAGCGGCCCCACCACCGGGTCCACCGGCTGGATCGGCGGCCGCGACCCCGCCCGCCCCGACGGCGTCCGCGGCTGGGCACTGCCTGCCGACGCCTACGCCCGGAGCGCGGACACCCCCGCCGGCCCCGACCGGCCGCGCGGCGCGGAGATCGCCGAAGGGGAGTCCGCCGGCATGCGCGCCGCCCAGCTGGCCCGGCTCGGCCCGCGCACCGGCGACTTGGTCTGGGACATCGGCTCGGGCGCCGGCGCGCTGGCCGTGGAAGCGGCCCGTTTCGGCGCGGCCGTCATCGCCGTCGACCGCGACCCCGCCGCCTGTGCCCGCGTGACGGCGGCGGCCCGCTCCTTCGGCGTGGCCGTCCAGGTCGTCCAGGGGCTCGCCCCGCACGTGCTCGAACGGCTCCCCGAACCGGATGTCGTACGGATCGGGGGCGGAGGCGTCCCCGTGGCCCTCGCCGTCGCCGACCGGCGCCCGGAGCGGATCGTCACCCACGCCTCCACCCGGGACCAGGCGGAAGCGCTCGTCACCGCGCTCCGGGGCGGCGGCTACACCGTGGAGTGCGTCCTCCTCCAGAGCGTGGACATGGACACCTCGGTCTGGGAGGAACGTGAACGGTCCGTCGCGTTCCTGCTCTGCGCGGTGCGTTCGGACCTTGCCCCGTGA